In Thunnus albacares chromosome 1, fThuAlb1.1, whole genome shotgun sequence, the DNA window GACAAAGTGAAGATGCAGAGGTTTCTATTGACCTCCTGACTCAGTCCAGCACCTTCATAGGAGGACTCCCTGGTGAGGAATcacacatttataaacacattGTGCAAAACTTAATTTACACAGATTTGATTTATACAGGATGAATAATGAAGCATAAATGAAGGGTTTTATTTACACAGTATGCAGGAAATGATGCTTAGCACCTTGGAGGGAGGAGAACATAAATTCATGTCATAAATTATCTCAGTTAGAGCTgagaatttatatttttaaaccattataggcatgaaaataatttaggaaatgttttgtcaaaaatatttattactgttaaagaaaaaaagatcatcAGCTGATATATTGTCATCAGATTTGTTTACACTCTCCAGTATTGGTGTTAGCTTAAAAAGTCCAGTATCAGTCGGCTAGAATAGACCAAAAGGTATTTTTCACAtgtagatttttaaatcgcAAAATCATACAAGCTCTGTGATGTTTTCTGGAGCTGATTTTAAATGATCTAATCTCTAAACCCTCTCAGCCTGCTTTGTCCTCTGTATGACTGTCTGTGCAAGTTCCAAAACGTCCTCGCCAACAATAAATAATCTCACCCAGCGAATGAGTAATAACCGCtaccatttactgtatatgagtGTCTCATTTCACTTAGCTTTCTTGTACTGTATATGGCCAACCATAACAATGATCTATAGCTGTGTAGCTGTAGAGAGCTGGCAGCTGAGTAAATAATTCAACGTAACAGCTAAAAAGAGGTTCAGCATTCACCTAGCAGATTTTGTTCCTTTCCCTGAATTGTTGATAAATGCCTTCATGTGTATTTCGTAATAattgtttattcatgtttgcTGAGTCTGACAGATTCAATATATTAAATCATACAGTTTGCAAACTCGTGGTTTAGTCACAGTTAGAGCACGTACACATCCCGTCATGTTCTCTGCTGGATCACATATCGTCACTTCTTCCCCTCAGATGTTCCTCTGGTGTCCACACTGGTGTCGGCGCACTACAGCGGCTGCATGGAGGTCAGTGTTAACGGACAGTCTCTGGACATGGACCAGGCCATCCACAAACACAACGATATCCGCTCACACTCCTGCCCCCTGCTGGACTCTCACCAGTGACCAGCGCATCAGTCTGCCAAAAAACAGATCCATTAGCAGTTGATTGAGGCAATGGGGATGGTTTCcaacatatttataaaaaacaaagcTGCAGTGGGGAGATGTATTAGATtgcaatgtttaaaaaaaaccaaaaaaaaaaaaaaacaaacacaaaaaaaaactagacCAGGTATCGTGATCAAGCTGGAGCGTTAGCCCAGGATCACCCTGCCCTTTTACTGTGATGACACTGCTGCCTGGAGGCATTTACAGGGACTTTCACTGTATTCTCAGTATTGTGACTCAGTAAAATAGTTAGTTAGCCAGTGAGCAACATCCCCTGTACTAGGCAGAAGATATGGGAATAAATGCTGCACAACATTGCCTCAAAAACAGCCCATGTATATCACAGCCTTGTAAGCCCACAAGAACACACAGGGCCTTATCCAGATCAATGTCAAATGGTTGATCTTGGGTCAGCCTACTACGCCTGGCATCCTGTGCTTAAATGCAGATCTGACTGGAACTCGGTAGGCAGAGTGACTCTCGCTGCATTAACTCAGCTGATAGAGCTGCGGTCATGTTGCTTACATCCAGTTCACACAAGGCCCACGTTCACAAAGCTTGTAATAGTCAAGTGATAATCTGATTCAGATGACAtctaaaatgaaagaaagtggACCAGACCAGTAGTCCTACATTAACTACCCTACTCAGAGAAAACGTACGAAATAGGTGCTTAGATTTTCATGAGTGTTAGGTGTCAGGGGTTGATGGGGCGACCCCCTAACAAGCTGAACCCTACCCTTCAGCTTGGAGTCGTGGTAGCGAGGGCAGGATTCAGTATCAGGCACGACTTTGTGTTCAGTAGGAAATCTTGCACATCGTTGCAGGTAGAAATGGACTGCGACGTGAAGCCATTTTCTTGATTCCCTCTCTACTAAAGCAGCACTCCATGTCTGCCTGCAACCTTAAAAATCAACCATGTGCCTACCAAGAACAACCAACCCAAACTTCCCGACAGCTTCCCTCCAAACAGGTGAATCATTTCACAAAGGTGCAGTACTGTATCACAGAAACAAAGCCAACTCTTCTCTTAATGAAATCATTGCAGTTAATATTAATAACTATGCATTTCCACCTGTGCATTTAGGAGAATCACAGTCTTTCAAAAGAGCTAACTGACACCCCGACTCCCTATAAACTTCAATCACTAACTCCCGTCACAAAGGCCCCGTCTTTGCCTCAGAATCACCCACTTACAGTTAATACCTGCCGTATACCAATCTAAGGATAATAGATAAGTCACAGAAGCACAGGGGGACAGGAAGGGGCCCTCTCCATCAAGGAGAGAAAGAGCACTGCATCGATCGCACCATACAAGCTACTGAGAGTAAAAAGAGTGCGCTGTAATATactgaatatgtaaataatgtGATTGTACAATGCTTTATAgaagacataaaacaaacactacCTTATGCTCACCAAGGTTATCTGCACATTTAAGTTGATCCAAAGTCAAACAGTAATTTGAGTCTCTCGAGTTCACGTacttcctaaaaaaaaaaaaaaaaaaaaaaaaaaaagtctgaaggGGATGGAGAGCAATAGCCAGGGATCAAAGTATAtcttttaagtttttaattttGACTTAATAGGTGCTGAGCAAatcaaaatacagtaaaaacaaagaatgtCAGAGGAGCATTATGATTGAGAATGCCAAAAGTGCTCCAGTGTTATTTTACTTCCCTCTGTAATGTATCATTTTCTAGTTTTCTGATGAATGAATGCCCGAATATAGAGCTCGACgtgttattgttttggttttgttttttatcatatgtgttgtatattgaacttcttttagtttttatttttcactttaactGCCAGTATGTGTACAATGCTGAGAGAAGTCTGCTTTTTGAGTTTTATCTTCCTTCAACAGTGAAAATcctatttaaaaacaaaataaaagcagttgTATGAACATAATAGagtaaaattgtattttcaaaagaaaaacttgtttgtgtgctgtgttaTTGTGTTAAAGGTAAACGTTTCCCATCATGCCCCGTGTGCGAATGTTTTCAACTGTTACCGGCTTTTTCAGGGGCTTTCGACCCTGTCATGGCCTTCTTCACTAGAGGGAATTTGATGATGTCTCATCAAGTACGAAACATTGGTCACATAATAACAAGCGGTTATATATAACAGGAGGTGGTACCACACTTACCAGTTatcaatacacagtaaaatgtgGTAAAGTTGAGCTTGTGAGTTTTCCTATGAAAGCTCAGCATCAAGAGTCCTCTAGTGGGTGCCATGCTGTGCCGTCAGCAGTTCACTGGGACAACATTCTCTATCCCTGACCTAACTTTCCTTTAAGCTGCCTTTCAATCCTACTCTCACCTGAGCAAAGAACAGATAATACAACTGACTTGATAAGGAAACTTTGTCTGAATACCAGTGGTCCCCTCAGTTGTCCAGCCACCATCACTGTATTACTGGTTACACTACCAATAGCCACCAATTAGCAACCCCTTTGGTATAAGAAACTTTTCTTAACCAGTCCACCAAGTAAATTAAACAGGTGAAAACATCTAAGCAAGTCTCATTTACTGAAGACTGAGATTCGATCAAAAATCCTAAATGAACTAAATGAATCATTCTCGACTTGAAGGttgaatgattattttcataactgattaatctgcctattattttctcaattaaccaattaatcatttggtctataaaacatcagaaaacagtaaaatatgtcaTAATATTCTAGAGCACAAGGTGACTTCTtcaaatatcttattttgtccgacgtacagtccaaaaccagaaaatattcaattatCTATAATCtaaaaccaagaaaagcagcaaattgtcacatttaaaaactcagagccatccaatttttttttttgcattttagcttgaaaaatgatttaaatgattaattttaatatcaaaatagctgctgattaattttctgttgactgactaATCAACTAAATGGTGTAATAAAAGTGTAATACGTGTATTGAATTGAGCAGGAGAaagttttattgcttatgaattcaactttttatttgtaagacaaaaaaacattcttcaTTCAAAAGTTACAGTTAGTTACACTTTAAGGTGAAACAATACAATGATATATCACTTTATACTGGTAGTAAAAGTAATACTAgtgaaactttaaaacatgaGATTTTGTGAAAGCCCTTACTCcacatatatttgtatgtgttagtgaatgtatgtttattttatgggtGCCTCTTtaatacataaatgtatttcattgcAGCAGCTACAGCATCCCATCGCACAACAGTTAACATGCATCATCAATAATATATACACTATATGGACTTTAAAGTGCTCATTAAATgattcacacaaacattaagTAACAGCAACATTAGCAACATTTACTCTCCcgtttgtattttaaagaaagCCCTTTAAATTGCTTGTACAGTAGTCAGTATAGTGAGACAATACACAGGAACACCTGTAATCAATCTACACAAGTTATAACAGAAACATCTACCAGATCACTTATTTATATGTAACATGTAAGCGTCTAAAGGCCAGCTTGAGGCTTAACGAATACACATGAAATAACTTAATAATTTCTATATAAACACGCTACATAGCTATAAATCTGTCTCTCTTCAATGCATCTTATCAGACATGTAAATAGTAGCATCTATATCTAGTCTATAGTCTTGAAGCTCACTGAGTGTTTCCTGTCTACAAGGTCATCAACCAAACGTCTTGTGCTACTCCCAGTCTGACAAGGTCAAGACCTTATTTTCCAACATGCCCCGTGTGTTTGGCTGAGGGCTCAGCAGGCGTACGGTGGAGGTTTCTCAAAGGGGCTGTAGGAGGATCCGTAGAGTACAGGAGCGTTGGGTGTCAGCATGTACCCTCCTGGTTCCTGGGTGCCTCCCTGAGGCTGCAGCTGGTTGGAAGCCTGAGAGGGCTGCTGGTTCTGGTTCTCCTCAGAGGGGCAGGAGGTGGTGGACGCGGGGCCTCCGTCAGGGATCAACTGGGGTGTAGCAGGTGTCTGGTAGTTGCTGTTGTGCTGTGGGAAAGAAAAGAGGTGTGGTAGGTTGGTTTGGCACATGGACCTGCAGCCAAAAGATACCTAAaattatttctgacatttttatgtgAGGTGTGGTGGAAGTTTATGTTCTTTGCCTTGGCTACCAGGCAGTCGGATGAAAACAGGAATGTCTAGTTTGGTTCTTCGGTAGCAGGCGCAGTAATAACAGCAGAGATTAGCCAACGTTAATAATAAATCAGTGTGGGACAAATCTCAGTCatcacaatacaaaacaaagagTCTACTGCCATGCTAGTGAATCTATGAGACTATACATAaacacagtggtgctttgaggtAAATGTCAACATGCTAATGGTCAAAGGGGAGTAAttatacacacatcacataGTTGCAAGGCTATTAAAGAGCAGCTTCAATGAAAAAAGTAGTAACGCCTGCACACTTAGTCTGAACCACAAAATGTAATCAGATAGGACAATGTTTCGATCCTACTGGGatcttcatcaggtcaaaatgtttgtaaaaagaGATACCACACccatatttatacatccatgcacaCCCAGAGGACACACAAGCTCTGTGATGACAGATGTGGTTAACCATCCAACATGCTAGTTTAGCACAGTGACGTTTGATATTTAAACataaagcacagctgaggctgatgagtatgtcattagttttgtgaGTATTTaattataaaccaaagtattggacaaactgaaagtTAAAGGATCACCACAGTTATTATAAATCATCCTGAGGggagacatgaatgtctgtacaaaatttcatggaaattcaTCAGTagtcgttgagatatttcactttgtgccaaagtggtggactgactgcCATCCATAAAGTCATGGCGCCAGTGTGGCTAATAAATACTAGAAGGCAACAGCTGATTTAAGGTGATTGGCTCGATTATCTCATGTCATGGTTTACTTTATGATTCATGATTCATATATCATAAATCTGGCCTTTCAGTTTTCAACAAGTTCTCGGGCTCCTTTCCAaccatcataaaacataatccctgtttaatgtgaaaaaacatCCAGTGCAATAGTAAAATTGAGGATACATGTAGGTTTAGTTGACTTTTTGAAGGTGAATAGCTCAGTAGTGTAATGTGGCAGCAGTGCAGATTAAtagttttctctctgttcaaGCGCTTTGATGTTACAGTCAAACAGCTGTGGTGGTCGgagcaaaaataaatgtgatcCAGTGCAGCTCATCTGGTTGCCAAACATCTGCAATGGAAGGGAAGATTAATTTTCACAGCAGACGTTTAGTCATGTTGGGATGAGCACAGGTATAAATGATAAAGCTGCTTcagtgcttttcctactatgacaagtcagaATATCTATGGAAAAAAATATCTACAGTTTTGctcattttggttttggtctcaGCCCCACCTGCATGGGTATCGGGTAGTTGGGGTAAGCGGGCAGAGTCTGTCCTGAAGGACAGAAGCCAGCGTAGGTCAGCATGTGCTGGGTCGGGTTGTACAGAATGTGAGGTGGCGGTGCCGGGCTGGGAGCCATCTGAGGAGTAGGCTTCTGCTgcagaaaacagtcaaaatgcTTTGGATCAGATGCACCATTTACACACGAAACATGCACACTTCATTATGTAAGAGGTAATGAACTATGCATACTGCCTAATGTACTGTAGGAACAATAATCGTAAAATCAGGACCATTAAGATTAAACAAAATGAGATCAGAGTCGGAAAGAGCAGAGTTTTTTAGTACTTCCATGTGTGAGCAGTTTTTGGAAAGGTAGTGAGACAAAAAGAGATCTGCACACACATAAGTCAATATCATGTTTCAAACCAAGTTTTTGATATAAGTAAAGTAACAGAGCAAAAACAAGAAAGGCTCAATCTGAATTGTTCAAGCTCCAGTGACAGATGTTGTAGATTGTCGTTAAAATATACTCCTAAATGCGCAcatacagacaggaaacagatgCTGGGGATTTTATACTGTTCAGTGTCAGATATGTGGCCTGTAGACAATGAGGAAAAGTTACTATTATTTTATATGAAGCGCTCCTGGGGATAATAAAAAGCCTTCAGCAGGGAGCCGAATGTATCAGCCAAGCAATATTAAAAGTCTTATATTTAGCTCAGGAGTCAGACCTGCCTGTCTGATGCGGTTGAgtgtgactttttaaattgctttttagCAAAGACACACTCCagttttccctcttttcttttgAGTAACAATTGTTCCTGACGTCTGCTCACCATGTCCTTGTACGCTCCGAGGATGGCGGCGTTGATGATGCCCAGGAACAGGCCAATCACATTGAGTACCACTGAGGCCCAGAGCAGACGGTGCAGGTGGATCACATCCCAGCAGCTGCTGACCCCAGTGAACTCGTAGTACTGTGTGTGGTACTCTgtgctggaggaggaagaaagcaGGGTGACGATAATACAACTCCGTGCTGCTAAGGATGAGCTGGACCACCATATCtgcattttccaccattttttctttcattccttcCACATTTAGTCAcgttttttggactgtttggaaAGACCTTTCATTTCAGTGTGGTTGTTGTAAAATCCAAACTCCATGTTTTGAAATATGGCTTCCAAATGGCGTTTTTTATATGAAAGGAAGTGCTGAATTTTTTGCCTTctaagtgtttttttccccaagtctGTATCTACAGTTTTTGTCAGCCAACTCTAAAATCGGGGATTCTGTTTTCACAGCATTCACTGCTTTCTACTATATTATTATCCAAGTTTTATAACATACTTGtcagaaatgaataaataataaacctGTTCAGAAAGTTTGGAAGTTAATCTAAAAATATCTGCTTGTGTAAATGCATTAAGCACAGGCGATTTGGTGATAATGagttaaaatatgtaaaactaCATGTTTAGTCTTTGCTTCTGGACCGTCTCACCTCTCACAGTTGTAAAggtagcagcagtagcaggtGTCACTTCTCAGTTTCAGCTTGCAAGCTTTGTCAAATGAACGGCACGTCACCTGCACAGGCAGAGGTTTGATGGGTTAACGCAGTTCTTAGATACATCCGTTTAGactaataaatacttttttaaacctttatttaacaaaCCAAAATACAAAATCTCAGACATTTCAGCTTGAGAAtaaataacatacagtacaacaagGGAAATTGcatgtcagaaatgttttttatttttaaagagaCTTTATGTGATGCTTGGaaatgcttttttgtgtgtttcaaacATTCTTGACCTTTTTTTTGCAGGTAATTGATTTCAATGTAATAAGATCATTTGAAACCAAAAAGACTTTGAAATTTAgggtagttttaaaaaaaaaaagaaaattaatatgTGAAATACGCctaataatataacaaaattATTCCTATGTTTGGTGGAAGAATTACAATCAAAGTACGCAACAatgtctacatttttcttaGCTGTAtactgtaacatactgtatatcctctAAATATTTCTCCAAATCTTTCCAAAACATCAGGGAAATTCAGAGTCATAGAATAAATCTATTAATGACTCTTTCCTTGCAAAAAGTACAACTGTTGTATCTACGTCAGTAAATTCTTCCAGTCAGACTGTTACAGGAATATATTTTGAGAAggatttttaaattcatttcttTAACTTAATTGGTTATACAGAATTTAAAGTATGTAAGACAAGCTCTTtttgacaaataaatacatgatcAGTAGGAAACTGTTTACATTTCTTTATCTCATTTCCAGaacttaatatatttattttgaatttggTGTGATGGAGAGTGATTTAGATGCGGTTGTGTGCAGATTATACATACGTCAGTGAGCCAGTAAATCTCTGCAGTAACATTATTTGACCACTAGATGCTACTACACACTTAGTGAAAGCCCCTAAAAGGGtgcaagaaaacacaatatGGTGATCTTACATCAActcaaaaatacagtttgtccAGTAAGACGCAGATATAATGCAGAGTGTAAAATGAGGACAATTTAAAGGTGATCTGAAAGTGTGTGGAAACCATATATTGAACTGTGTTTTAAAAGTGTATATGTTAATACAACAGAgacaatgtttgtgtgtgtgtgtgtgtgcggttgaGACTCACCTCTGTATAGTAGCTGTCGTAGGCATAGCCGAATCCACTGGCGTAAAAGTCACACATGTCCTCCTGTAAGGGCCTTATATCCTGTGTGTAAAAGATTATTTGTTCAATATTATTTAATCAATATATTGTTACAGTATTATTCCACCACAGAACTGTgatctaattttttttcttcatcattatTGTCCTCTCTTAGAGTAAATCTCTTGTTTTAAGGGTCTTGGTGAAACACTTGTGTATCGTGTAAAGCTACGTGTGAGTGAATTTGAACCCTGGCTTGTGTTATTCTGTCCatcctcttcctgtttctctgtcactgcagcagtgaAGTTTTACAACATGTGCctgctcacaaaaaaaaaagaaaaaaaaacagaaaaaaaacgtCCAGTGCACCGGACAAAACCTCCTGCATCAAATGTCCCTGGACTTTATATAATGTGGGAAGtcataaaatcattttcattgtcCAAGGCTTGAAGGTgcaataaatatgattttttacTGCTCTGtgagcaaaaaataaatatatctgCAGGAGCATGATAGCATTGTTGATCAATATCAGTGACTCAGTGCCAGCTGCTGAGAGGTCCGGCTttttaaactctctctctctctctctctctctggtccaTCCATACTCATTAAGGCTctcattaaaattaattaagCTGATGTGACAAACGGAGGTGCACTGGTGTTCATGTTCACACACCCAGAACATCTTAAGGAAGCAACGCTTACCTTATCTGACCCTCTCTGCATGTTCAGTTCATTCCTGCATAAACCAGCTCAGGTATTTGCACAATTTAAGTTTCATACATTTGTTCTGGGAGAGTTTGAAATTGTCATCATGGGGACAAATGATGTGTAcgtaaaatgaaaatgtacagtaaatgaagCTATTTGAGTTTTCTTCCTTATgaatacaaagaaatacaaacatgatCTAACTTTAGgaggaaaatgagaaagaaaatctGTTGATGAATTGCTTTTTTGTGAAagttttgactgatactgtgtgtatatatcaaaTTGCAACAGACTATTGCAAGGACATTTCCTGGGAAATCACTTCTTAAttgacaaaatataaaatatacatctTTAGATGTTGCatattctgtgtatttatttgcatcATGAATGCAAAAGTTTTCTGTGACTGGGAGAACAGTGGGGAGACATTTTTAATCAGCCCTGCTCTGCTGAATGTTGCAGCTCTCTGCAGGTCAGACTCTTATATTTGTTGGTCAGGTCCACCTGTTGGGCAGTGAGATGTGATGTTGCTGACTGTTCTGTTTCATCAGGAGAGCCTGACCTTACTGAATGTGTCTGTACAAATCTCAGCCTGCATTTCTGCAAAGAGAACTTCTGTATCTGTTAAAGTTtggtgtgtaagtgtgtgtaggggtttatttacacacaaaaaaattgtgaattagtttctatttctttttatatctgTGCAGACACGTGAATAATACTTCTATAAGTGATACTTACAATGAACTCTGAAGCGATGATCCCGTCCACGATGGCACAGAAGAAAGACGCAATGACTCCGATGCTGACGAAGATGATGGCTGCCATGAGcttggagagaggagagggtagggtcatgaaaaaatattttgggacaaacacaaaagtaCAATGAAGTATCGCCAGAGTAGAAAAGTAGCAGAGAATTAATGAGATTTGCAGCTTGTGATTTACAGTTTTGATCATCAATTCATAACTAAAAGATAATTACATAAGAAACGACTGAAGAAACTGAGAGCGAGCATACTTATAACTGAATACATGGATTTTGAGTATTTGATTATTGACTTTAATGAATATGTCATATTTCATGGTACATACAgtgaacatttttatataaaatacacacatacacacacacacacacacatatgtaagCTTCTCTGCTGGTCCTGTTTGGTCAGCTGCAGCGTCTGGGCTGCAggacaataaatgaaatgtacGACTTCTTGCTCTGCCAGCGCAGAGGTGCTTTGTGGGTAATTTATGGGGAAAGAGGCAACATGCGGGGACAGAGGGACGGACTTTTGTACCAGCAAGGTCAATCTAATTCTCCCAatctgatacacacacatacatactcacacacacacacacacacataggacTGGACAGAGTAAATCCATATTGTTGCTTATAACATCCACTCACAcattacaggaaattaaaatatgtaacaGCATCATCAGTCAAAAATCGCATCACTGATGAAAAAACCCAAATCTTTACTTTTCATCTGGTGACACACACCTGCTTCCTCCACCTAGCTTTTTCTGTAAGACAAAGTAATTttctgataacacacacacacacacacacacaccaacagacGCAGCTGTCTGGTCACAGATCACAGATGTCTA includes these proteins:
- the LOC122982697 gene encoding transmembrane protein 255B; amino-acid sequence: MEMQQPETQQTTQQTTPEILDPADHYLRRRKTALWVTVALLALALVVLAVGLVSATRTDNVPVAGYYPGITLSFGAFLGIVGIHLVENRRPMLMAAIIFVSIGVIASFFCAIVDGIIASEFIDIRPLQEDMCDFYASGFGYAYDSYYTEVTCRSFDKACKLKLRSDTCYCCYLYNCESTEYHTQYYEFTGVSSCWDVIHLHRLLWASVVLNVIGLFLGIINAAILGAYKDMQKPTPQMAPSPAPPPHILYNPTQHMLTYAGFCPSGQTLPAYPNYPIPMQHNSNYQTPATPQLIPDGGPASTTSCPSEENQNQQPSQASNQLQPQGGTQEPGGYMLTPNAPVLYGSSYSPFEKPPPYAC